A genome region from Deltaproteobacteria bacterium includes the following:
- a CDS encoding bifunctional metallophosphatase/5'-nucleotidase gives MARSLPILSAAAALVAACTVARDRPDLVGQDVRITIVHTADIHSRLFPYTLTPNRFDEGYGLLPENGPFGGIARIATLVKEQRERAARSLWLDSGDVFQGAPVFNLFRGEVEVRALSRAGLDAAVLGNHEFDLGSRNLYEQIDQWATYRSLAANYVFEEPNDPMEPWLRDVVQPYAIFDLDGVLVGVIGMGNWSSMTGIFEGGNSLGIRPIEDGQVVASYARLLRPVVDVVVVLSHLGLEEDEGLSAADIELDRNELLPLADVDVILGGHLHIVLNPPKVIRDQDGNEAILVHSGAFAKYVGRLDLVVRVGENNRDPADRSRITAFSYETIPVDSTVPDDVELTDLLQPYWQQLNAKIDLDGVFAYVDAPGGAKIVRNDPTGGDSQLGNLVARAMQTRSGVEAEFALTNSLGIRADFEPGALTVEQMFNVFPFENSITVMYLSGAEVKEMLDFNARKSASRGCRSQAQVAGIWHDMVCRSPDCPNGCAKNIFLGENCRNGNPDGPIDETKCAPLELGALYRVAVNDFIARGGSGFDVLERNTAKIDTGISLRDALTDFLRRQPACTDPAVIAEHGAIACIDETVEPHDGRIRPVFE, from the coding sequence ATGGCCCGGAGCCTGCCGATCCTCTCCGCGGCCGCGGCGCTCGTCGCGGCGTGTACGGTGGCGCGCGACCGCCCGGACCTCGTCGGCCAGGACGTTCGCATTACCATCGTCCACACGGCCGACATCCACTCGCGGCTGTTTCCCTACACGCTCACGCCGAACCGGTTCGACGAGGGCTACGGCCTGCTTCCCGAAAACGGCCCGTTCGGCGGGATCGCGCGCATCGCCACCCTGGTCAAGGAGCAGCGGGAGCGGGCGGCGCGGTCGCTGTGGCTCGACTCGGGCGACGTGTTTCAGGGCGCGCCCGTGTTCAACTTGTTTCGCGGCGAGGTCGAGGTCCGGGCGCTGTCGCGCGCCGGGCTCGACGCCGCGGTGTTGGGCAACCACGAGTTCGACCTCGGCTCGCGCAACCTCTACGAGCAGATCGACCAGTGGGCGACGTACCGGTCGCTGGCGGCCAACTACGTGTTCGAGGAGCCGAACGACCCGATGGAGCCGTGGCTGCGCGACGTCGTTCAGCCCTACGCGATCTTCGATCTCGACGGGGTGCTCGTCGGCGTGATCGGAATGGGCAACTGGTCGTCGATGACCGGCATCTTCGAGGGCGGCAACTCGCTCGGCATTCGGCCGATCGAGGACGGCCAGGTGGTCGCCAGCTACGCGCGGCTGTTGCGCCCGGTCGTGGACGTCGTGGTCGTGCTGTCTCACCTCGGGCTCGAGGAGGACGAAGGACTGAGCGCGGCCGACATCGAACTCGACCGCAACGAACTGCTTCCGCTCGCCGACGTCGACGTGATCCTCGGCGGCCACCTGCACATCGTGCTCAACCCGCCCAAGGTCATTCGTGACCAGGACGGCAACGAGGCGATTCTCGTCCACTCCGGAGCGTTTGCGAAGTACGTCGGGCGCCTCGATCTGGTCGTCCGGGTGGGCGAAAACAACCGCGATCCGGCCGATCGCAGCCGCATCACCGCCTTTTCGTACGAAACCATCCCGGTGGACTCCACGGTTCCGGACGACGTCGAACTGACGGATCTGCTGCAACCGTACTGGCAGCAACTCAACGCGAAGATCGACCTCGACGGCGTGTTCGCCTACGTCGACGCGCCGGGCGGCGCGAAGATCGTTCGCAACGACCCCACGGGCGGCGACTCCCAGCTCGGCAACCTCGTGGCGCGCGCGATGCAAACGCGGTCGGGCGTCGAGGCGGAGTTCGCGCTCACCAACTCACTCGGCATTCGAGCCGATTTCGAACCGGGGGCGCTCACCGTCGAACAGATGTTCAACGTGTTCCCGTTCGAAAACAGCATCACCGTCATGTACCTGTCGGGCGCCGAGGTCAAGGAGATGCTCGACTTCAACGCGCGGAAGTCGGCTAGCCGTGGCTGCCGGTCGCAAGCGCAGGTCGCCGGAATCTGGCACGACATGGTGTGCCGATCGCCGGACTGCCCGAACGGGTGCGCGAAGAACATCTTTCTCGGGGAGAACTGTCGCAACGGCAACCCGGACGGCCCGATCGACGAGACGAAGTGTGCGCCGCTCGAATTGGGCGCGCTGTACCGGGTCGCGGTCAACGACTTCATCGCGCGCGGCGGATCGGGGTTCGACGTGCTGGAGCGCAACACGGCGAAGATCGACACCGGCATTTCGCTGCGCGACGCGCTCACCGATTTTTTGCGCCGGCAGCCGGCGTGTACTGATCCCGCGGTCATCGCCGAGCACGGCGCGATCGCCTGCATCGACGAGACGGTGGAGCCACACGATGGGCGTATTCGCCCGGTGTTCGAGTAG
- the pyk gene encoding pyruvate kinase, whose translation MRRAKIVCTLGPATSTPERIGELIDAGMDMARLNFSHGDYATHEATLRAVRAEAERRDRAVAVLLDLAGPKIRVGRFANGAVDLEPGAAFTITTDRSVVGDRTRVSTTYEHLPKDVAAGDQILLDDGYLSLVVTDVTETEVHTKVVAGGTLRDNKGINLPNVNLSAPTLSDKDRRDLAWGVRVGVEYIALSFVRSPEDVRLARELATVDGVRVPIIAKIELPQAVDRLDEIVEVADGAMIARGDLGVELGPEKVPLIQKRIIETTNRHGKLVITATQMLESMIHNSRPTRAEASDVANAVLDGTDALMLSGETAVGAYPIEAVRTMDRIIREVEHSEYYRRHIEPPTLDLPVSANAIAHAAAIAARQMRIKTIALVTESGGAARLMSEYRPEAAILALTTNDVTYRRLAPYWGVTPILISPAATTDEMIDRIEAVLRERQLAEPGEYVAITMGVPVGAGESTNLLKIHRMS comes from the coding sequence ATGCGGCGCGCCAAGATCGTCTGCACCCTCGGTCCCGCGACCTCGACTCCCGAGCGCATCGGCGAGCTGATCGACGCCGGCATGGACATGGCGCGGCTGAACTTCTCGCATGGTGACTACGCCACGCACGAGGCCACGTTGCGCGCAGTCCGCGCCGAGGCCGAGCGCCGCGACCGCGCCGTGGCGGTGCTGCTCGACCTCGCCGGTCCCAAGATTCGCGTCGGCCGGTTCGCGAACGGCGCGGTCGACCTCGAGCCCGGCGCGGCGTTCACGATCACCACCGACCGCAGCGTGGTCGGCGACCGAACGCGCGTATCGACGACCTACGAGCATCTGCCGAAGGATGTCGCGGCCGGCGATCAGATCCTCCTCGACGACGGCTATCTGTCGTTGGTCGTCACCGACGTGACCGAAACGGAGGTCCACACCAAGGTGGTCGCGGGCGGGACGCTGCGCGACAACAAGGGCATCAACCTCCCCAACGTCAACTTGTCGGCGCCGACGCTGTCGGACAAGGACCGGCGCGATCTGGCATGGGGCGTGCGCGTCGGGGTCGAGTACATCGCACTGTCGTTCGTACGCTCCCCCGAAGACGTACGACTCGCGCGCGAACTCGCAACGGTCGACGGCGTCCGCGTCCCGATCATCGCCAAGATCGAATTGCCGCAGGCGGTCGATCGCCTCGACGAGATCGTCGAGGTCGCCGACGGTGCGATGATCGCGCGCGGCGACCTCGGCGTCGAACTCGGGCCCGAAAAGGTGCCGCTCATCCAAAAACGCATCATCGAAACCACGAATCGTCACGGCAAGCTGGTCATCACCGCGACGCAGATGCTCGAGTCGATGATTCACAACTCGCGGCCCACGCGCGCCGAAGCATCGGACGTCGCCAACGCGGTGCTCGACGGGACGGATGCGCTCATGCTGTCGGGCGAGACGGCAGTCGGCGCGTACCCGATCGAAGCCGTGCGGACGATGGACCGGATCATTCGCGAGGTCGAGCACTCGGAGTACTACCGCCGGCACATCGAGCCGCCGACGCTCGATCTGCCCGTGTCGGCGAACGCGATCGCCCACGCGGCGGCGATCGCCGCCCGGCAGATGCGCATCAAGACGATCGCGCTGGTGACCGAGTCGGGAGGCGCCGCCCGGTTGATGAGCGAGTACCGCCCCGAAGCGGCAATCCTCGCGCTGACGACCAACGATGTGACCTACCGCCGCCTCGCGCCTTACTGGGGCGTCACGCCGATTCTCATCTCGCCGGCGGCGACCACCGACGAGATGATCGATCGGATCGAAGCCGTGTTGCGCGAACGCCAGCTGGCCGAGCCCGGCGAGTACGTCGCGATCACGATGGGCGTCCCGGTCGGTGCCGGCGAATCGACCAACCTGCTGAAGATTCACCGGATGTCGTGA
- a CDS encoding CPBP family intramembrane metalloprotease → MRMELPGSEPAGPSRAGLIMALYGALALVAVLISAGRDDVDIYRIEGRSTATWLLLSPLVGAALGLAVVAASRAAVHRFAWARALHRDFRALLGPLTTREIVILAAASAVGEELLFRGALQPWIGVWPQALIFALLHVGPGMRFLPWTAWAFAMGLVFGYVFEWTGDLGAPIAAHFTINFLNLLFIARVELPPEPHAGAPPRPS, encoded by the coding sequence ATGCGCATGGAATTGCCGGGGTCCGAGCCCGCCGGCCCGTCTCGGGCCGGCCTCATCATGGCGCTGTACGGCGCCCTCGCGCTCGTCGCGGTCCTCATCTCGGCAGGCCGCGACGACGTCGACATCTATCGGATCGAGGGGCGGTCGACGGCGACCTGGTTGTTGCTGAGTCCACTGGTCGGCGCCGCCCTGGGGCTGGCCGTCGTCGCGGCGTCTCGCGCCGCCGTCCATCGATTCGCGTGGGCGCGCGCACTCCACCGCGACTTCCGCGCGCTGCTGGGCCCGCTCACGACCCGCGAGATCGTCATCCTCGCGGCGGCGAGCGCCGTCGGCGAGGAGCTGCTGTTTCGCGGCGCGCTCCAGCCGTGGATCGGCGTCTGGCCGCAGGCGCTCATCTTCGCGCTGCTGCACGTCGGCCCGGGGATGCGGTTTCTGCCGTGGACCGCGTGGGCGTTCGCGATGGGGCTGGTGTTCGGCTACGTGTTCGAGTGGACCGGCGACCTCGGCGCACCGATCGCGGCCCACTTCACGATCAACTTCCTGAACCTGCTGTTCATCGCGCGGGTGGAACTGCCGCCGGAACCGCACGCCGGCGCGCCGCCGCGCCCGTCGTAG
- a CDS encoding SpoIID/LytB domain-containing protein, producing the protein MRAIRTSVAILAACVALAVGAHRAATDLSRGDEVRALYSDRFAFTDDGIPVVTVEIMGGQDRVALRADGGLVALPSGDGGPSVAGADGWLIEAEGATPPRIREWTVVAEFDGADDAGAARELDRWRARGHETRAFEVGTVFGVDGAVIDGRRRLVAIDPVPAGKGAKRARRIARRYGVHTRVHEELVDPPRGTIVARAVGGRTVVRSPGVLWFAPARAGATVEVADVVYGGGGSQVGAERTEDRSYYGSVYVTIGRDGKLVAVNAVPADKLLAGLVPAEIFPDAPDEALAAQAVAARTELLSRIGTRHFADPFLVCSSQHCQVYAGAGREHPRTTRAVDRTRGLVLLRDGGGLVDARYSASCGGHGEHNEHIWGGAPDPALRGAVDATPAGASAMAPFADGVSEAELDAFLALPDDAAYCGATRYGKGRFRWRVRLSADDLTARVAARYPGVGRVVALEPVDRGVSGRIRTLAIRGDRGTATVTGDLAIRRLLGGLKSSLFRVTPEGPAAAPAAFVIDGAGFGHGVGMCQTGAIGRAEAGQTFRAILEHYYPGSRVRRLY; encoded by the coding sequence ATGCGCGCGATCCGCACATCGGTGGCCATCCTGGCGGCCTGCGTCGCCCTGGCCGTCGGCGCGCACCGGGCCGCGACCGATTTGTCGCGCGGCGACGAAGTGCGCGCCCTGTACAGCGATCGGTTCGCGTTTACCGACGACGGCATCCCGGTCGTCACCGTCGAGATCATGGGCGGGCAGGACCGCGTCGCGCTGCGCGCCGACGGCGGCTTGGTGGCACTGCCGAGCGGCGACGGCGGACCGTCGGTCGCGGGCGCCGACGGCTGGCTGATCGAGGCCGAGGGCGCGACGCCGCCGCGGATCCGCGAGTGGACGGTGGTGGCCGAGTTCGACGGCGCCGACGATGCGGGCGCCGCGCGCGAACTCGATCGCTGGCGCGCACGCGGCCACGAGACGCGGGCATTCGAGGTCGGCACGGTGTTCGGCGTCGATGGGGCGGTCATCGACGGCCGCCGGCGGCTCGTCGCAATCGACCCGGTGCCGGCGGGAAAAGGCGCGAAGCGCGCGCGGCGCATCGCCCGCCGCTACGGCGTTCACACCCGCGTACACGAGGAGCTGGTCGACCCGCCGCGCGGCACGATCGTCGCGCGTGCCGTTGGCGGGCGCACGGTCGTGCGCAGCCCCGGCGTGCTGTGGTTCGCTCCCGCGCGCGCCGGCGCCACCGTCGAAGTCGCCGACGTCGTGTACGGCGGCGGCGGCTCGCAGGTCGGCGCCGAGCGCACCGAGGACCGCAGCTATTACGGCAGCGTGTACGTCACGATCGGACGCGACGGCAAGCTTGTCGCGGTCAACGCGGTACCGGCCGACAAGCTGCTCGCGGGGCTCGTGCCCGCCGAAATCTTTCCGGACGCGCCGGACGAAGCCCTCGCCGCGCAGGCGGTCGCAGCGCGCACCGAACTGCTCAGCCGCATCGGCACGCGCCATTTCGCGGACCCGTTCCTGGTCTGCTCCAGCCAGCATTGCCAGGTCTACGCCGGCGCGGGCCGCGAGCACCCTCGCACCACGCGCGCGGTCGACCGCACCCGCGGACTCGTCCTGCTGCGCGACGGCGGCGGGCTGGTGGACGCGCGCTACAGCGCGTCATGCGGCGGTCACGGGGAGCACAACGAGCACATCTGGGGTGGCGCGCCGGACCCGGCGCTGCGCGGCGCCGTCGACGCCACGCCGGCGGGGGCGAGCGCGATGGCGCCGTTTGCCGACGGCGTGTCCGAAGCCGAACTCGATGCGTTCCTCGCGCTGCCCGACGACGCCGCGTACTGCGGAGCCACCCGCTACGGCAAGGGGCGGTTTCGCTGGCGCGTGCGCCTGTCGGCCGACGATCTCACCGCGCGCGTCGCCGCGCGCTACCCGGGCGTCGGCCGGGTCGTCGCGCTCGAGCCGGTCGACCGGGGCGTGTCGGGGCGAATTCGCACGCTCGCCATCCGGGGCGACCGCGGTACGGCGACCGTCACCGGCGACCTGGCGATCCGGAGGCTGCTCGGCGGGCTCAAGAGTTCGCTGTTTCGCGTCACGCCCGAGGGACCGGCCGCGGCGCCGGCGGCCTTCGTGATCGACGGGGCCGGTTTCGGACACGGCGTCGGCATGTGCCAGACCGGCGCCATCGGGCGCGCGGAGGCGGGCCAGACGTTCCGCGCCATCTTGGAGCACTACTACCCCGGCTCCCGCGTGCGCCGGCTGTATTGA
- a CDS encoding cold shock domain-containing protein, with product MALGKVKWFNDAKGYGFIVHSDGRDVFVHYSSIEGEGFRSLTQGQDVEYEVSEGPRGLHATAVRKLEQHGRM from the coding sequence ATGGCACTTGGCAAGGTGAAGTGGTTCAACGACGCGAAGGGGTACGGATTCATCGTGCACAGCGACGGGCGCGACGTATTCGTCCACTACTCGTCGATTGAGGGGGAAGGGTTCAGATCGCTGACCCAGGGACAGGACGTCGAGTACGAGGTCAGCGAGGGGCCGCGCGGGCTGCACGCCACGGCGGTGCGCAAGCTGGAGCAGCACGGCCGGATGTAG
- a CDS encoding TonB family protein, which produces MSRARKRSPLVLVGFLIGSAGLQLLAGLALDALRTPPEPPPTTLTVSFDGTGTGAVRIEPVGLAWSAPCVARGAPAWLIDAYCGRPPIAEVRCEAGAPCRTPYPRGQLVVVHAEPADGSYLDGWSRACRSEPFAQCTLALYGAEQVTVFFERVPERVEVDTVAVEDRPDDDITLPEPAVEATLLDAPVPEAAPREPEPPVEPEPPIEPEPPPLVMAEPPPPAIPSPPQPPEAAPAPAPPERPKPAIPMKSVEVADDEHVVDEAPSDAQFLSDKNRDVVEQTRATDTNLEREQRGDAPYSEPSDIESDEVGAAETDVAQIEDSEPSSLSIDRAEETAHNGDANVARGNTAGEGGEGGGGEGGDGGDGRRPGVLAMRGIEGRGSPGGPVLPPAGDAAGGGGTTGRRGKKGLPGLDRPLSFDDYERIVGSDVAQREVEVGKRRQSKKLGRYQRKLARVQSSLENFTPEIRPGNQTALKTRAEPFAVYVARMHRKIHELWGFGFLEELDSKPATHELNRWDLMTKIEIVVNPDGTVDKATVVQHSGVLAFDVAALDTVFSAEPFDPTPPEIRSPDGKVYLHWRFHRDWRQCGTFGVDKFIRADAPAGSDRGANAGLLGRSTSRRRPPAPAIEPADPAAAARAAANLPAPDDPAAAAAAAAWVTAFEAGQLGELVHLSAVPFKSRGAIVANDPDGVAAVYRTILSETHRRRVRDWRVLSPAQYRRLFDMLPPSADATHLLLVVRAGDERFAVTLAQQADGSYRIASFDR; this is translated from the coding sequence GTGAGCCGCGCGCGAAAGCGGAGTCCGCTGGTCCTGGTGGGCTTTCTGATCGGGTCCGCGGGCCTGCAGCTGCTGGCCGGCCTCGCGCTCGACGCGCTGCGCACCCCGCCCGAGCCGCCGCCGACCACGCTCACCGTATCGTTCGACGGCACGGGAACGGGGGCGGTGCGCATCGAACCGGTCGGCCTGGCGTGGTCGGCACCGTGCGTCGCGCGCGGTGCGCCGGCGTGGCTGATCGATGCGTACTGCGGCCGTCCGCCGATCGCCGAGGTCCGGTGTGAGGCGGGTGCGCCGTGTCGCACCCCGTACCCGCGCGGCCAGCTCGTCGTCGTCCACGCCGAACCCGCGGACGGTTCGTATCTCGACGGCTGGTCTCGCGCGTGCCGCAGCGAGCCGTTTGCGCAGTGCACGCTCGCGCTGTACGGCGCCGAACAGGTCACGGTCTTCTTCGAGCGGGTACCCGAGCGAGTCGAGGTCGACACGGTCGCCGTCGAGGACCGTCCCGACGACGACATCACGCTGCCGGAGCCCGCGGTCGAGGCGACCCTTCTCGACGCGCCGGTGCCGGAGGCGGCGCCGCGCGAGCCGGAGCCGCCGGTCGAACCGGAGCCGCCGATCGAGCCGGAGCCGCCGCCCCTCGTGATGGCCGAACCGCCGCCTCCGGCGATTCCATCGCCGCCGCAGCCGCCGGAGGCCGCCCCGGCGCCCGCGCCGCCCGAGCGGCCCAAGCCGGCCATCCCGATGAAGAGCGTGGAGGTCGCCGACGACGAGCACGTCGTCGACGAGGCGCCCAGCGACGCGCAGTTTTTGTCGGACAAAAACCGCGACGTCGTCGAGCAGACGCGCGCGACCGACACCAACCTCGAGCGCGAGCAGCGCGGCGACGCGCCGTACTCCGAGCCGAGCGACATCGAGAGCGACGAGGTCGGCGCGGCGGAGACGGATGTGGCTCAGATCGAGGACAGTGAGCCGAGTTCGCTGTCGATCGACCGCGCCGAGGAGACGGCGCACAACGGCGACGCGAACGTCGCGCGTGGCAACACGGCCGGCGAGGGGGGAGAGGGCGGCGGCGGCGAGGGCGGCGACGGCGGCGACGGCAGGCGGCCCGGCGTCCTCGCGATGCGGGGAATCGAGGGCCGCGGTTCGCCCGGCGGCCCGGTGTTGCCGCCGGCAGGGGACGCGGCGGGCGGCGGCGGCACGACCGGCCGGCGCGGCAAGAAGGGTCTCCCGGGGCTCGACAGGCCGCTGAGCTTCGACGACTACGAGCGGATCGTCGGCTCCGACGTGGCGCAACGGGAGGTCGAGGTCGGCAAGCGCCGGCAGTCGAAGAAGCTCGGCCGGTATCAGCGCAAGCTCGCCCGGGTGCAGTCGTCGCTCGAGAACTTCACGCCGGAGATTCGGCCCGGCAACCAGACCGCACTCAAGACGCGTGCGGAGCCGTTTGCCGTGTACGTCGCGCGCATGCACCGCAAGATTCACGAGCTGTGGGGGTTTGGTTTCCTCGAGGAACTCGACAGCAAGCCGGCGACTCACGAGTTGAACCGGTGGGACCTGATGACGAAGATCGAGATCGTCGTCAACCCGGACGGCACGGTGGACAAGGCGACGGTCGTGCAGCACTCCGGTGTGCTCGCGTTCGACGTGGCCGCGCTCGATACCGTGTTCAGCGCCGAGCCATTCGATCCGACGCCGCCCGAGATCCGGTCGCCGGACGGAAAGGTGTACCTGCACTGGCGCTTCCATCGCGACTGGCGGCAGTGCGGCACGTTCGGCGTCGACAAGTTCATCCGGGCCGATGCCCCCGCGGGCAGCGACCGCGGCGCGAACGCCGGCTTGCTCGGCCGATCGACCAGTCGCCGCCGCCCGCCGGCGCCCGCGATCGAGCCGGCCGATCCGGCGGCTGCCGCGCGCGCCGCGGCCAACTTGCCGGCGCCAGACGACCCCGCGGCCGCCGCGGCCGCCGCCGCGTGGGTCACCGCGTTCGAAGCGGGGCAGCTGGGCGAGCTGGTGCATCTGTCCGCGGTCCCGTTCAAGAGCCGCGGGGCGATCGTCGCCAACGATCCGGACGGCGTCGCCGCCGTCTACCGGACGATCCTGAGCGAGACGCACCGGCGCCGAGTACGCGACTGGCGGGTGCTGTCGCCTGCACAGTACCGGCGGCTGTTCGACATGCTGCCGCCGAGCGCCGACGCAACGCACCTGCTGCTGGTCGTGCGCGCGGGCGACGAACGGTTCGCGGTGACCCTGGCGCAGCAAGCCGACGGCAGCTACCGGATCGCGTCGTTCGACCGGTGA
- the lexA gene encoding transcriptional repressor LexA encodes MQLETRDTLTKRQQQILDFITASIAERGYPPTLREIGEHFGIRSTNGVNDHLKALEKKGYLRREDLKSRAMRPVTPIASARKPAPVGLGESFVEVPLLGRVAAGEPLLAVEQAEDTVVVDRFFIGNTREVFALRVVGDSMIEDGIHDGDYVFVKKTPTAQRGDTVVAMIEGEATVKRYYPEGDVIRFQPANASMDPIYVRRRDMRSVDILGVVVGVYRKMG; translated from the coding sequence ATGCAACTAGAAACTCGCGACACGCTGACCAAACGCCAACAGCAGATCCTCGATTTCATCACCGCGTCGATCGCGGAGCGCGGCTATCCGCCGACGCTGCGCGAGATCGGCGAGCACTTCGGCATCCGGTCGACCAACGGAGTCAACGACCACCTCAAGGCGCTCGAGAAAAAGGGCTACCTGCGGCGCGAGGATCTCAAGTCGCGCGCCATGCGGCCGGTGACGCCGATCGCGTCGGCGCGCAAGCCGGCCCCGGTCGGTCTGGGCGAGTCGTTCGTCGAGGTGCCGTTGCTCGGCCGCGTCGCCGCGGGCGAGCCGCTGTTGGCGGTCGAGCAGGCCGAGGACACGGTCGTCGTCGACCGGTTCTTCATCGGCAACACCCGGGAGGTGTTCGCGCTCCGCGTCGTCGGCGACTCGATGATCGAAGACGGCATACACGACGGCGACTACGTGTTCGTCAAGAAGACGCCGACCGCACAGCGCGGCGATACGGTGGTCGCGATGATCGAGGGCGAGGCGACGGTCAAGCGCTACTACCCGGAGGGAGACGTGATCCGGTTCCAGCCGGCGAACGCCTCCATGGATCCAATTTACGTCCGGCGCCGCGACATGCGCTCGGTCGATATCCTCGGCGTCGTCGTCGGCGTCTACCGCAAGATGGGCTAG